GGCCGGCACGATGACGCCGCTTCCATCGACCACGTCATAGCTGCTGTCGTCGACGTCGACCTTGCCCGCGCCTTCTTCGAAGCGGAAGAATTGGTCGCGGTCCTCGTGCACCTCAGACCCGATCTCCTCGCCCGGCTGCAAGGTCATCAGCACCAGCTGCAGATGCTCGCCGGTATACAAAACACGGCGAAAGTGCTCGCCCGCCAAGGTCAGTTTCTCGATGTCGTCATGAAAGCCCTTCATGATAACCCTTTCTTGAGCGGGTCGTGGCCCCAGTTCATCAGGGAATAGCGCCAACGCGACGTGACGATATTTCCAGGTTCCTGGGCGCTATGCCGCTTCACGTAACCGACAACCTTGCGCATGTGGGCATAGTCCTCGTCGGTCAATTCGTCCTTCGTTTTGCGCAGGATCGTAACGATCCGGCGGCCGCTGGCATGGCCGACGCTCTCGCTCGCGGTTCCGTCCTTGCCCTTATAGCCGACCTTGCGGCTTTCTTCGGTCTTCAGCCATTTCTCGAGCTCCGCCGGGGCCATGTTGACGGCCTCGCCGAAATCCTTGCGCACCTTTTCCCGGTCCAGCCCTGCCATGGCGCTAGAATGCCCGGCGGCGAGGAAGGTTCAGGCTAGATGTGGAGAGCACGGCCCTGGGACCCGAGCACGCTCTCGTGCATCATTTCACTCAGCGTCGGATGCGGGAAGACGGTCTGGATGAAATCCTGCTCGACCAGTTCGGCCTGCTTGCCGACCGTATATCCCTGGATCAGCTCGGTGACTTCGGCCCCGATCATATGCGCTCCGAGAAGTTCGCCGGTCTTGGCGTCGAACACGGTCTTGATGAAGCCTTCCGCTTCGCCCAGCGCAATAGCCTTGCCGTTGCCGATGAAGGGGAAGTTGCCAACCTTCACGGTGTAACCGGCCTCCTTGGCCTTCGCCTCGGTCAAACCGACGCTCGCGACCTGCGGGTGGCAATATGTGCATCCGGGGATGTTGTTCTTGTCCATGGCGTGCGGATGAACATCCTTGTTGCCGAGTGCCTGCGCAATAGCCTCTGCCGCGATGACGCCTTCGTGGCTCGCCTTATGCGCTAGCCATGGGCCCGGCGTAACGTCGCCGATCGCCCATATCCCAGGCACATTGGTGCGAAGCATGCCGTCCACTTGGATGATCCCGCGATCCATCTTCACGCCGAGCTGCTCCAGCCCGATCTCCTCGGTGTTCGGAACGATGCCGATGGCGACAATAACATGGCTGAACTTGTGATCCGCCTTCTTGCCATCCTTCGTCTTGATGGTCGCGGTGACGCCCTTGGCGTCCGCCTTCATTCCTTCGACCCCGGCGCCCGTCAGGATGGTCATGCCCTGCTTGGTCAGCGATTTTTCGAGGAAGGTCGAAACATCCGCATCCTCGACCGGCACGATGCGGTCGAGCATTTCCACCACGATCACCTTGGCGCCCATGTCGTTATAGAAAGACGCGAACTCGATCCCGATCGCACCGGAGCCGATGACCAGCAAGTCCGTCGGCAGTTCGGTCGGAACCATAGCGTGGCGGTATGTCCAGACGCGCTTGCCGTCGGCCGGAGCGAACGGCAGGTCGCGGGCGCGCGCGCCGGTTGCAACGATGATGTGCTTGGCGGCTACCTCGGACTTCTTTCCATCCTTGTCGGTGACCGTCATCTTGCCCGGCGCTGTCAGCACGCCGGTGCCCATGTACACGGTGATTTTGTTCTTCTTCATCAGGTGCGTGACGCCCTGATTGAGCTGCTTGGCTACTCCGCGGCTACGCTTCACCACGGCTTCGAGGTCGGCCTCAATCTTCTCCGCCTTCAAACCGAAGGACGCGGCGTGCTTCATGTTGTGGAATACTTCGGCCGAGCGAAGCAGCGCCTTGGTCGGGATGCAGCCCCAGTTGAGGCAAATGCCGCCGAGATTCTCCCGCTCCACGATCGCCGTCTTCAATCCCAGCTGGGCGGCGCGGATCGCCGCGACGTAGCCGCCGGGGCCACTGCCAAGAACGATGAGATCGTGAACATCTGCCATTTTTAAACTTCCTCTGCCGCGACGAGGCGCGGTCTTCCTGCGGTATCGATCGCGACGAAGGTGAAGACCCCGGACGCGACATGGAACTCCCGTTCCCCATCACGTTCGCGAGCGATCGCCTCGACGCGGATCGTCATGCTAGTTCGGCCCTGGCGTTCGACATCGGCATAAACGCTAATCTCGTCACCAACCGAAGGCGCTCCGGGAAACTGTAATTCGTTGGCCGCGACCACGACGCATTTGCCCTTCGCCGTCCGCGAGGCGAGCGATCCCGCTGCAAGCGCCATCTGACTCATCAGCCAACCGCCAAAGACGCCGCCGTATGGATTGGTATCCGCCGGCATAGCCGTGACCCGGATGAGCGGAATGCGGTCAGACACGCCGTGACGCTCAGTTACGATGCCAGTTGAAGAAAATCCGAAGGGCAATCGCGGAGCCCAGGAAAATCGGGATCGAGAAGAGCAGGCCTGGCGATTGCGGGAAGGGCCGCACCGTACCCCACTTCACCCATGTTTCCATCCACACGCCGCCGGTACCGCCGAACATCAACGGAAGGATGAAGGCGAGGACCGCACCGAAGACGAGCGCCGTCAGCCATTTCATCTCAGGCCACCAAGCCCATTGGATTCTCGCACAATTCCTTGAACGCCTTCATCAGCCGGGCGCCATCGGCGCCGTCGATGGCGCGGTGATCGAAGCTCCCGGTGGCGGACATGATCGTCACAATCTGCAGGCTGTCGTCGATGACGAACGGCCGCTTCTCGCCTGCGCCGATGGCCAAGATCATGCCTTGCGGGGGTTGATGACGGCTTCGAACTGCTTGATCCCGAACATGCCCATGTTCGACAGGCTGGCGGTGCCGCCCTGATATTCGTGCGGCTGGAGCTTGCCCTCCTTCGCACGCGCCGCAAGGTCGCCCATCTCGGTCGAAATCCTGCTCAGCGACTTGTCGTTGGCGCCCGCGACGATGGGCGTGATCAATCCGTTCGGGATGGATACCGCCACCGAAATATCGGCGCGGCTGTACTTGATCAGCGTGTCGCCGCCAAAGCTGACATTGCATTCCGGCACCTCAATCAGTGCGACGGCGAGCGCCTTGATCAGCATGTCATTGACCGAAAGCTTCACCCCCCGGCTTTCGAGCGACTTGTTGATCTCGCTGCGGAGCTTGAGCAGCCGGTCGAGCTGAATGTCGACCGTCAAATAGATGTGCG
The window above is part of the Sphingomonas sp. HDW15A genome. Proteins encoded here:
- a CDS encoding cupin domain-containing protein; translation: MKGFHDDIEKLTLAGEHFRRVLYTGEHLQLVLMTLQPGEEIGSEVHEDRDQFFRFEEGAGKVDVDDSSYDVVDGSGVIVPAGARHNVRNTGDGPLKLYTLYGPPEHKDGITQSTKAEAEARHHDEEWDGETTE
- a CDS encoding DUF3140 domain-containing protein, which codes for MAGLDREKVRKDFGEAVNMAPAELEKWLKTEESRKVGYKGKDGTASESVGHASGRRIVTILRKTKDELTDEDYAHMRKVVGYVKRHSAQEPGNIVTSRWRYSLMNWGHDPLKKGLS
- the lpdA gene encoding dihydrolipoyl dehydrogenase — translated: MADVHDLIVLGSGPGGYVAAIRAAQLGLKTAIVERENLGGICLNWGCIPTKALLRSAEVFHNMKHAASFGLKAEKIEADLEAVVKRSRGVAKQLNQGVTHLMKKNKITVYMGTGVLTAPGKMTVTDKDGKKSEVAAKHIIVATGARARDLPFAPADGKRVWTYRHAMVPTELPTDLLVIGSGAIGIEFASFYNDMGAKVIVVEMLDRIVPVEDADVSTFLEKSLTKQGMTILTGAGVEGMKADAKGVTATIKTKDGKKADHKFSHVIVAIGIVPNTEEIGLEQLGVKMDRGIIQVDGMLRTNVPGIWAIGDVTPGPWLAHKASHEGVIAAEAIAQALGNKDVHPHAMDKNNIPGCTYCHPQVASVGLTEAKAKEAGYTVKVGNFPFIGNGKAIALGEAEGFIKTVFDAKTGELLGAHMIGAEVTELIQGYTVGKQAELVEQDFIQTVFPHPTLSEMMHESVLGSQGRALHI
- a CDS encoding hotdog domain-containing protein; its protein translation is MSDRIPLIRVTAMPADTNPYGGVFGGWLMSQMALAAGSLASRTAKGKCVVVAANELQFPGAPSVGDEISVYADVERQGRTSMTIRVEAIARERDGEREFHVASGVFTFVAIDTAGRPRLVAAEEV